A stretch of Lathyrus oleraceus cultivar Zhongwan6 chromosome 6, CAAS_Psat_ZW6_1.0, whole genome shotgun sequence DNA encodes these proteins:
- the LOC127092049 gene encoding LOB domain-containing protein 38 — MSCNGCRVLRKGCSEDCMLRDSLTWIQNPQAQGNATLFVAKFFGRATLMSSLSSVPPNQRSGLFQSLMYEAVGRTINPVNGAVGLLWTGRWRFCQLGVEQVLRGNGGALTPLPDHESTDSDRHQYHREQQVMIEKQNYNEEANKTQSEESESSTLGSRTGSEDYSYVYANSQIQTQTNQLLTLFL, encoded by the exons ATGAGTTGCAACGGTTGTCGTGTCCTTCGAAAGGGATGCAGCGAAGATTGCATGTTACGAGATTCTCTAACATGGATACAAAACCCACAAGCACAGGGTAACGCCACTCTCTTCGTCGCCAAATTCTTCGGCCGTGCTACACTCATGTCTTCCCTATCTTCGGTTCCTCCCAACCAAAGATCTG GTTTGTTCCAGTCACTTATGTATGAAGCTGTTGGAAGAACTATAAATCCAGTGAATGGAGCAGTGGGGCTTTTGTGGACTGGGAGGTGGCGGTTTTGCCAACTGGGCGTCGAGCAAGTTTTGAGAGGCAACGGCGGCGCGTTGACACCACTGCCGGATCATGAGAGTACTGATAGTGATCGTCATCAATATCACCGAGAGCAACAAGTAATGATCGAAAAACAGAATTATAATGAAGAAGCAAACAAGACACAGTCCGAGGAATCGGAGTCGTCGACGTTGGGAAGTAGAACAGGATCCGAGGATTATTCATATGTTTATGCTAATTCTCAAATTCAAACTCAAACCAACCAACTACTTACACTGTTCTTATGA